A portion of the Myxosarcina sp. GI1 genome contains these proteins:
- a CDS encoding thermonuclease family protein, with product MKFKTFANAIALFIGLGLAAYSQLDKTSEPTTVEDGQKFEEWQLKPGSIYDGDTLRVVRGNEELKIRFCGIDAPEKKQKLGIESRDHLRSLVERSNGKLLLVPIEQDRYGRTVAEVYAHDRRSSAINLNLQMVRDGYAWHYEKYSANCPTGNDYAIAERLAREEKLGVWNGNHQAPWEWRKANK from the coding sequence ACATTTGCCAATGCGATCGCTCTCTTTATCGGTTTGGGACTTGCCGCTTATTCACAGTTAGATAAAACATCAGAACCTACAACCGTAGAAGATGGGCAAAAGTTCGAGGAATGGCAACTCAAGCCAGGAAGTATCTATGATGGCGATACTTTGAGAGTTGTTCGGGGAAACGAAGAATTAAAGATTAGATTTTGTGGCATCGATGCGCCTGAGAAAAAGCAAAAATTAGGCATTGAATCTCGTGACCACTTGCGATCGCTCGTAGAACGGAGTAATGGCAAACTGCTACTCGTACCCATAGAACAGGACAGATACGGCAGGACTGTTGCAGAGGTTTACGCCCACGATAGACGCAGTTCGGCAATTAATCTCAACCTTCAGATGGTCAGAGATGGCTATGCTTGGCACTACGAAAAGTATTCGGCTAATTGTCCGACGGGAAATGATTACGCGATCGCCGAACGGTTAGCTAGAGAAGAAAAGTTAGGTGTTTGGAATGGCAACCATCAAGCACCTTGGGAGTGGCGGAAGGCTAATAAATAG